Proteins encoded by one window of Salvia splendens isolate huo1 chromosome 5, SspV2, whole genome shotgun sequence:
- the LOC121803915 gene encoding uncharacterized protein LOC121803915 yields the protein MAGVFPHAESSSGLQLGPAGQRNSGDGDGRQHHVDPVTLGFAQLNARFDKMDRRVDHLERRPTPQTGGHEADWDEADHAWEDYRGNGRSGREEYDRPYRHQGRGRGRPNRGGRGDRCGEAALAGRGNRPGQRRGDAGYRTGRRRDSWDLPQRHDDWDDEGYEERGVTSWDPPHNRERFNRQSSDYSSGVKMDAPHFNGTDTPNWISRVQYYFDHKRVPEAERLHYVVMLFDPPASEWIFNYRETNGYCTWPEFLDDVRHRFDPQSFRNYTGLIAKLVQTTTVADYHATFERYLNRVTDLSESALIPIFIQGLKQPLQEKVELQYPESLAEAMALALRLVATHEERPPHTSAYQRRPWPGKEQRATPAPGSTQTAMPQPQDSLVREADRSRAYPIRVSNAEKSERARRGLCYHCPEKWVAGHVCKVKLLCYMDDEADSPHEAGVGEQGSEDELITADLSHLHALDGRGSSKPFIVQGTLGDTTVRVLIDTGATLDFLHPRIAERLQLELTQIRPFRVLVGNGASLLCTHISRGTKLTLQGSVFVVDLHILAHHGPDVILGMNWLESLGKVSADFVRKTLEFTQGDRTVFLQGLMLGPRQISLHSLYTLTAQPADHEFYEIVPFNSVSEAGAIEGQEGFAPNLPAEVLEVLTAHRAVFEQPRGVPPTRLFDHRIHLLPGTRPINVRPYRYPYFQKTEIEKQVRDMLEQGIIRHSHSPFSSPVLLIRKKDGTFRFCIDYRALNKATVPDHFPIPTAEELFDELGSAKYFTKLDLRSGYHQIRMSEGDIFKTAFRTHDGHFEFLVMPFGLTNTPSTFQEAMNAIFQPLLRQCVIVFFDDILIYSPSLELHGQHLQAVLQLLHANNFFVKLSKCSFCSASVEYLGHIIDDGKLKADPNKIEAMKAWPTPGTVRQLRGFLGLTGYYRRFVAHYATLAAPLTDLLKKEAFRWSSEAETTFSALKTAMTSAPVLQLPNFNLPFCVETDACDVGIGAVLMQLNHPIAFFSKKLGPRRRVASTYHKELYAIVEAVQKWRQYLLGREFIIRTDQRSLKDLLQQVVQTPDQ from the coding sequence ATGGCGGGGGTATTTCCGCATGCAGAGTCCTCGTCGGGGCTGCAGCTGGGCCCGGCGGGGCAGAGGAATTCAGGCGACGGCGACGGGAGACAACATCACGTCGACCCAGTCACGTTAGGATTCGCGCAGTTGAACGCGCGATTTGATAAGATGGATCGTCGGGTCGATCACTTGGAACGACGACCGACGCCGCAGACAGGGGGCCACGAGGCCGATTGGGACGAAGCCGACCACGCGTGGGAGGACTACCGCGGGAATGGTCGGAGCGGCCGTGAGGAGTATGACCGCCCCTACCGACATCAGGGTCGGGGCCGTGGGCGCCCTAACCGGGGGGGCCGCGGAGATCGCTGTGGGGAGGCGGCGCTTGCAGGCCGAGGGAACCGCCCTGGTCAGCGCCGGGGCGACGCAGGGTATAGAACAGGTCGCCGTCGGGATAGTTGGGACCTACCACAGAGACATGACGATTGGGATGATGAGGGGTACGAGGAGCGCGGAGTAACCTCCTGGGACCCGCCCCATAATCGGGAGCGTTTTAACCGCCAGTCGTCGGATTATTCATCCGGCGTAAAGATGGACGCACCCCACTTTAATGGGACAGACACGCCAAATTGGATCTCTCGTGTGCAATACTATTTTGATCACAAGCGGGTTCCGGAAGCTGAACGTTTGCATTATGTAGTAATGCTATTCGACCCACCCGCTTCGGAGTGGATATTTAATTATCGGGAGACGAACGGTTATTGTACGTGGCCGGAGTTTTTGGACGATGTTAGGCATCGATTTGACCCCCAGAGCTTCAGGAATTATACGGGTTTGATCGCCAAGTTGGTCCAGACGACGACCGTGGCTGACTACCACGCCACATTCGAACGGTATCTCAATAGGGTGACCGACTTATCGGAGTCAGCCTTGATTCCAATTTTTATTCAAGGGCTGAAGCAGCCTCTGCAAGAAAAAGTCGAATTACAGTACCCAGAGTCGTTGGCAGAGGCAATGGCCTTGGCGTTGCGTTTGGTAGCAACACACGAAGAACGACCGCCGCACACGTCGGCATATCAGCGCCGACCGTGGCCCGGCAAGGAGCAACGCGCCACTCCGGCTCCTGGTTCTACCCAAACCGCCATGCCTCAACCACAGGACTCGCTGGTCCGTGAGGCGGACAGATCACGAGCTTATCCAATTAGAGTGTCGAACGCGGAAAAATCGGAGCGAGCCCGCCGAGGGCTCTGTTATCATTGCCCCGAAAAGTGGGTCGCTGGCCACGTTTGTAAGGTCAAATTGCTTTGTTATATGGACGACGAGGCAGACAGCCCACACGAGGCCGGTGTGGGAGAGCAGGGTTCCGAGGATGAACTAATTACTGCAGACTTATCGCACCTGCACGCCTTAGATGGCCGGGGGAGCTCCAAACCGTTTATTGTCCAGGGGACGCTGGGAGACACCACCGTCCGGGTATTAATTGACACAGGAGCGACCCTCGATTTCCTCCATCCACGGATTGCGGAGAGACTTCAGTTGGAACTAACTCAAATTAGACCATTCCGAGTGCTGGTGGGCAACGGTGCATCCTTGCTTTGTACCCATATTTCGCGAGGAACGAAGCTAACTCTGCAGGGTAGTGTATTTGTGGTGGATCTTCACATTCTCGCTCACCATGGCCCGGATGTGATATTGGGAATGAACTGGTTGGAATCGCTAGGGAAAGTGTCGGCAGACTTTGTCAGGAAAACGCTAGAATTCACTCAAGGGGATCGGACGGTGTTCTTGCAAGGGCTGATGCTAGGCCCAAGGCAGATTTCACTACACTCGCTATACACGCTAACGGCACAGCCAGCAGATCACGAGTTCTACGAAATCGTACCTTTTAACAGTGTTTCCGAGGCAGGGGCCATCGAGGGCCAGGAGGGTTTTGCGCCCAACCTGCCAGCCGAGGTACTGGAGGTATTGACGGCACACCGGGCGGTGTTCGAGCAACCCCGCGGCGTTCCCCCGACCCGCTTATTTGACCACCGGATTCATCTGTTACCAGGGACAAGGCCGATTAATGTTCGACCTTACAGATACCCTTACTTCCAAAAGACCGAAATTGAGAAACAAGTGCGCGATATGTTGGAGCAAGGTATTATTCGGCACAGTCACAGCCCTTTCTCGTCCCCGGTACTATTGATCCGCAAAAAGGATGGCACTTTTCGCTTTTGCATCGATTATCGTGCCCTCAATAAAGCAACAGTCCCGGATCATTTTCCCATACCGACGGCGGAAGAACTTTTTGATGAGTTGGGCAGCGCGAAGTATTTTACTAAGTTGGACCTTCGCTCCGGGTATCATCAAATTCGGATGAGCGAGGGTGACATCTTTAAGACGGCCTTCAGGACTCATGACGGCCACTTCGAGTTTCTTGTGATGCCTTTCGGTCTTACAAACACACCTTCCACTTTTCAGGAGGCCATGAATGCCATTTTCCAGCCACTACTCAGACAGTGTGTTATCGTCTTCTTCGATGATATCTTGATTTACAGTCCATCCCTCGAGTTGCATGGCCAGCACTTGCAGGCAGTCCTGCAGCTACTCCACGCAAATAACTTCTTCGTCAAGCTTTCCAAATGCTCGTTTTGCAGTGCCTCGGTGGAGTATTTAGGCCACATCATTGACGACGGCAAACTCAAGGCAGACCCAAACAAAATAGAAGCAATGAAGGCATGGCCTACGCCGGGAACGGTCAGACAGTTAAGGGGTTTCTTGGGTTTGACAGGCTATTATCGCCGTTTCGTAGCTCACTATGCGACGTTAGCCGCACCATTGACGGATTTGCTTAAAAAGGAGGCTTTTCGGTGGTCATCCGAGGCCGAGACAACCTTTTCAGCTCTAAAAACGGCAATGACCTCGGCACCAGTCCTGCAACTACCGAATTTCAATTTGCCCTTTTGCGTCGAGACGGATGCTTGTGACGTGGGGATTGGCGCAGTCCTGATGCAGCTAAATCATCCCATTGCGTTCTTCAGTAAGAAATTGGGTCCTCGCAGGAGAGTAGCGTCGACGTATCATAAGGAATTATACGCTATTGTGGAGGCGGTGCAAAAGTGGCGCCAATATTTATTAGGGCGCGAGTTCATTATTCGCACAGATCAGAGAAGCCTAAAGGACTTGTTGCAACAGGTGGTACAAACTCCGGACCAATAG